A stretch of Mycobacterium sp. ITM-2016-00316 DNA encodes these proteins:
- the rho gene encoding transcription termination factor Rho, with protein sequence MTDTDLFTASDSGEAAADSASVDSGKAARSAGARGGRSGSLTSMLLPDLRALAGEVGVKGTSGMRKGDLIAAIKERRGEGNGGAPAAAPVAKAAEAAPVAESAPAAPQADAGAAPQQSNPQRRERRSAARQTGAPEGQKAQDANGAKTENEGAQEPARSDKPDNATGNRNADNRGADNRGADNSEARSETRENRPPRNSEGGDQQGGGQQNRNSGGGNNSGGGNANNSNNNNNDDGDDRQGRRGRRFRDRKRRGERGGDGGDRGDRGDRGDRDTELREDDVVQPVAGILDVLDNYAFVRTSGYLAGPNDVYVSMNMVRKNGLRRGDAVTGAVRVAREGESTGGGNNPRQKFNPLVRLDTVNGGPVENAKNRPDFQKLTPLYPNQRLRLETTPDRLTTRVIDLIMPIGKGQRALIVSPPKAGKTTIMQDIANAITKNNPECHLMVVLVDERPEEVTDMQRSVVGEVIASTFDRPPSDHTQAAELAIERAKRLVEQGKDVVVLLDSITRLGRAYNNASPASGRILSGGVDSTALYPPKRFLGAARNIEFGGSLTIIATAMVETGSTGDTVIFEEFKGTGNAELKLDRKIAERRVFPAVDVNPSGTRKDELLLGADEFAVVHKLRRVLSGLDPHQAIDLLMSQLRKTKTNYEFLVQVSKNTPGGNSDND encoded by the coding sequence GTGACTGATACGGACCTCTTCACGGCAAGCGACAGCGGCGAAGCCGCCGCAGATTCCGCTTCCGTGGACTCAGGCAAGGCCGCGCGGAGCGCAGGCGCACGCGGCGGGCGTTCCGGCTCGCTGACGTCGATGCTGCTTCCAGACCTGCGCGCGCTTGCCGGTGAAGTAGGTGTCAAAGGCACCTCGGGCATGCGTAAGGGCGATCTGATCGCCGCCATCAAGGAACGTCGTGGTGAGGGCAACGGCGGTGCGCCCGCCGCTGCTCCGGTAGCCAAGGCCGCCGAAGCGGCCCCGGTTGCGGAGTCGGCACCGGCCGCACCGCAGGCCGACGCCGGCGCGGCGCCGCAGCAGAGCAACCCGCAGCGCCGTGAGCGCCGCAGCGCCGCGCGCCAGACCGGTGCGCCCGAAGGCCAGAAGGCGCAGGATGCCAATGGCGCCAAGACCGAGAACGAGGGCGCGCAGGAACCCGCGCGCTCCGACAAGCCCGACAATGCCACCGGCAACCGCAATGCGGATAACCGCGGTGCCGACAACCGCGGTGCCGACAACTCGGAAGCCCGCTCGGAAACGCGCGAGAACCGTCCGCCCAGGAACTCAGAGGGTGGCGACCAGCAGGGCGGCGGCCAGCAGAACCGCAACAGCGGCGGCGGCAACAACAGTGGTGGCGGCAACGCCAACAACTCGAACAACAACAACAACGACGACGGCGACGACCGCCAGGGCCGTCGTGGCCGACGGTTCCGTGACCGTAAGCGCCGCGGGGAGCGTGGCGGCGATGGCGGCGATCGCGGAGACCGCGGCGATCGCGGAGACCGCGACACCGAACTGCGCGAGGACGATGTCGTCCAGCCGGTGGCCGGCATTCTGGATGTGCTGGACAACTACGCGTTCGTGCGCACCTCCGGCTACCTGGCGGGCCCCAACGACGTCTACGTGTCGATGAACATGGTGCGTAAGAACGGTCTGCGCCGCGGTGACGCGGTGACCGGTGCGGTGCGGGTGGCCCGCGAGGGTGAGAGCACTGGCGGCGGCAACAACCCGCGCCAGAAGTTCAACCCGTTGGTCCGCCTGGACACCGTCAACGGAGGCCCGGTCGAGAACGCCAAGAACCGGCCCGACTTCCAGAAGCTGACCCCGCTGTACCCGAACCAGCGGCTGCGTCTGGAGACCACTCCGGACCGCCTCACCACCCGCGTGATCGACCTGATCATGCCGATCGGTAAGGGTCAGCGCGCGCTGATCGTGTCACCGCCCAAGGCCGGTAAGACCACGATCATGCAGGACATCGCGAACGCGATCACCAAGAACAACCCGGAATGCCATCTGATGGTCGTGCTCGTCGATGAGCGCCCGGAAGAGGTCACCGATATGCAGCGTTCGGTCGTCGGCGAGGTCATCGCCTCGACGTTCGACCGTCCGCCGTCAGATCACACCCAGGCCGCCGAACTGGCCATCGAGCGGGCCAAGCGCCTGGTCGAGCAGGGCAAGGACGTCGTGGTGCTGCTGGATTCGATCACCCGCCTGGGCCGCGCGTACAACAACGCGTCGCCGGCATCGGGACGCATCCTGTCCGGTGGTGTCGACTCGACCGCGCTGTATCCGCCCAAGCGTTTCCTGGGCGCGGCGCGCAACATCGAGTTCGGTGGATCGCTGACGATCATCGCCACGGCCATGGTCGAGACCGGCTCCACCGGTGACACCGTGATCTTCGAGGAGTTCAAGGGCACCGGTAACGCCGAGCTCAAGCTGGACCGAAAGATCGCCGAGCGCCGCGTCTTCCCGGCCGTCGACGTCAACCCGTCGGGTACCCGCAAGGACGAGTTGCTCTTGGGTGCCGACGAGTTCGCGGTCGTGCACAAGCTGCGTCGGGTGCTCTCGGGTCTGGATCCGCATCAGGCCATCGACCTGCTGATGAGCCAGCTGCGCAAGACCAAGACCAATTACGAGTTCCTGGTCCAGGTCTCCAAGAACACCCCCGGTGGAAACAGCGACAACGACTGA
- the thrB gene encoding homoserine kinase codes for MSKSLPAGLRARAVVAASSANLGPGFDSLGLALSLYDEIIVETTDSGLVIEVEGQGAGQVPLTADHLVVRAIERGLAAAGLRAGGLKVQCRNVIPHSRGLGSSAAAVVGGLAVVNGFAAQSDSAELTIDELVQLSSEFEGHPDNAAAAVLGGAVVSWTEDGSTPARYDAARLQLHPDIRLFPAIPETRSSTAATRGLLPEQVSHTDARFNLARSAMLVVALTQRPDLLLEATADRLHQTQRAPAMPASAEYLAMLRRCGVAAVLSGAGPAVIALTSGSDLPADVLEYGAANGFTVTEMSAGDGVRWNAETPAQTLSG; via the coding sequence GTGAGCAAAAGTCTGCCGGCCGGGCTGCGGGCCCGTGCTGTCGTCGCGGCCTCCAGTGCCAACCTCGGACCGGGGTTCGACAGTCTCGGTCTTGCTCTGAGTCTGTATGACGAGATCATCGTTGAGACAACAGATTCCGGTCTCGTCATCGAGGTCGAGGGCCAAGGTGCCGGGCAGGTCCCGCTGACCGCCGACCATCTGGTGGTGCGGGCGATCGAGCGCGGTCTGGCCGCCGCCGGACTGCGCGCTGGTGGGCTGAAAGTGCAGTGCCGCAATGTGATTCCGCATTCGCGTGGCCTCGGATCGTCGGCCGCTGCCGTCGTCGGAGGTTTGGCGGTGGTGAATGGTTTTGCTGCGCAGTCTGATTCGGCGGAGTTGACGATCGACGAGTTGGTGCAACTGTCCTCGGAGTTCGAAGGGCACCCTGACAACGCTGCGGCAGCCGTGCTCGGCGGTGCGGTCGTGTCCTGGACGGAAGACGGCAGCACCCCGGCCCGCTACGACGCGGCCCGTCTGCAGCTTCACCCCGACATCCGACTCTTCCCTGCGATCCCCGAAACCCGGTCCTCGACCGCGGCGACCAGGGGGCTGCTGCCCGAGCAGGTCAGTCACACCGATGCGCGGTTCAATCTGGCGCGGTCGGCGATGCTGGTGGTGGCGCTCACCCAACGCCCGGATCTGCTGCTGGAGGCGACCGCCGACCGGTTGCATCAGACGCAGCGGGCGCCGGCCATGCCTGCCTCGGCGGAATATCTTGCGATGCTGCGGCGTTGTGGGGTGGCAGCGGTGCTTTCGGGTGCCGGGCCAGCGGTGATAGCTCTGACCAGCGGATCCGATTTGCCGGCCGACGTGCTCGAATACGGCGCCGCGAACGGTTTCACGGTGACCGAGATGTCGGCGGGAGACGGCGTGCGCTGGAATGCGGAGACCCCCGCCCAAACCCTGTCGGGGTAA
- the thrC gene encoding threonine synthase, translated as MTNGATGHKTAGPVHQAWPGLIAAYRDRLPVEDTWTPITLLEGGTPLIHAKRLSEQTGCTVHLKVEGLNPTGSFKDRGMTMAVTDAIARGQQAVLCASTGNTSASAAAYAAKAGITCAVLIPQGKIAMGKLAQAVMHGAKIIQVEGNFDDCLELARKLTAEYPTVALVNSVNPVRIEGQKTAAFEISDVLGTAPDVHSLPVGNAGNITAYWRGYREYHRDGLSDRLPRMLGTQAAGAAPLVSGHPVSNPETIATAIRIGSPASWNSAVEAQEQSQGRFLAATDDEILAAYRLVAAAEGVFVEPASAASIAGLLKSIEDGWVKPGSTVVCTVTGNGLKDPDTALKGMPEVTPIPVDPAAVVAKLGLG; from the coding sequence ATGACCAACGGAGCGACGGGACATAAAACAGCAGGTCCAGTGCACCAGGCGTGGCCGGGACTGATCGCCGCCTATCGGGATCGGCTGCCGGTCGAGGACACCTGGACCCCGATCACGTTGCTGGAGGGCGGAACTCCGCTGATCCACGCCAAGCGGCTCTCCGAGCAGACCGGGTGCACGGTGCACCTGAAGGTGGAGGGGCTCAACCCCACCGGCTCCTTCAAGGACCGTGGCATGACGATGGCGGTCACCGATGCGATCGCCCGCGGCCAGCAGGCCGTGTTGTGCGCATCCACCGGCAACACCTCGGCCTCGGCGGCGGCGTATGCGGCCAAGGCCGGCATCACCTGTGCGGTGCTGATCCCACAGGGCAAGATCGCGATGGGCAAGCTCGCCCAGGCAGTCATGCACGGCGCCAAAATCATTCAGGTCGAAGGTAACTTCGACGACTGTCTGGAACTGGCCCGCAAGCTGACCGCGGAATACCCGACCGTCGCACTGGTCAACTCGGTGAACCCGGTACGCATCGAGGGCCAGAAGACCGCCGCCTTCGAGATCAGCGACGTGCTGGGCACCGCGCCGGATGTGCACTCGCTGCCGGTCGGCAACGCCGGGAACATCACCGCGTACTGGCGCGGCTATCGCGAATACCACCGCGACGGTCTGTCGGATCGGTTGCCCCGCATGCTCGGAACGCAGGCCGCCGGGGCCGCACCACTGGTGAGTGGGCACCCGGTGAGCAACCCGGAGACCATCGCCACCGCGATCCGCATCGGGTCCCCGGCGTCCTGGAACTCAGCGGTGGAAGCCCAGGAACAGTCGCAGGGACGCTTCCTCGCGGCGACCGACGACGAGATCTTGGCCGCCTACCGTCTGGTGGCGGCGGCCGAAGGCGTGTTCGTCGAGCCCGCATCGGCGGCCAGCATCGCCGGTCTGCTGAAGTCGATCGAGGACGGCTGGGTCAAGCCCGGCTCGACCGTGGTGTGCACCGTCACCGGTAACGGCCTGAAGGATCCCGACACGGCGCTCAAGGGCATGCCCGAAGTCACCCCGATCCCGGTCGACCCGGCCGCGGTGGTGGCGAAACTGGGTCTGGGCTGA
- the lysA gene encoding diaminopimelate decarboxylase: MLLAPNVWPQNLVRGSNGVVSVAGVSVAELAAEFGTPLFVIDEDDFRGRCREIASAFGGGEHVHYASKAFLCSEVARWVHQEGLSLDVATGGELAVALHADFPAERITVHGNNKSVEELRTAVNAGVGHIVVDSEIEIERLEAVAGAAGIVQDVLVRVTPGVEAHTHEFISTAHEDQKFGLSLASGAALEAVRRVFATDNLRLVGLHCHVGSQIFDVSGFEIAARRLLGLLRDVVAEFGVDKTAQMDILDLGGGLGISYLPHDNPPPMQELADKLKAIVKNESAAVGLPTPTLVVEPGRAIAGPGTITLYEVGTVKDVAISADKHRRYVSVDGGMSDNIRPALYHAEYDARLVSRVSDASAVLARIVGKHCESGDIIVRDTWVSEDLVPGDLLAVAATGAYCYSMSSRYNLLRRPAVVAVKDGSARLILRRETVEDLLSLEVGNE; encoded by the coding sequence ATGCTGCTGGCCCCGAATGTGTGGCCGCAGAACCTCGTTCGCGGATCCAATGGCGTCGTGTCGGTGGCCGGGGTCTCGGTGGCCGAGCTGGCCGCAGAGTTCGGCACCCCACTGTTCGTCATCGACGAGGACGACTTCCGGGGACGCTGCCGTGAGATCGCCTCGGCTTTCGGCGGTGGGGAACACGTGCACTACGCCTCCAAGGCGTTCCTGTGCAGCGAGGTTGCCCGCTGGGTGCATCAGGAGGGTCTGTCGCTGGACGTGGCGACCGGCGGCGAACTCGCCGTCGCGTTGCACGCCGACTTCCCTGCGGAGCGAATCACCGTGCACGGCAACAACAAATCCGTCGAGGAACTGCGCACCGCGGTGAACGCCGGCGTCGGGCACATCGTGGTCGACTCCGAGATCGAGATCGAACGCCTGGAGGCAGTGGCCGGTGCGGCCGGCATCGTGCAGGACGTGCTGGTGCGGGTCACCCCCGGGGTAGAGGCGCACACCCACGAGTTCATCTCCACCGCACACGAGGACCAGAAGTTCGGGCTGTCGCTGGCCAGCGGTGCCGCACTGGAGGCGGTCCGCAGGGTGTTCGCCACCGACAATCTGCGCCTGGTCGGCCTGCACTGCCACGTCGGCTCGCAGATCTTCGACGTGTCCGGCTTCGAGATCGCCGCGCGCCGCCTGCTGGGTCTGCTGCGCGATGTGGTCGCCGAGTTCGGCGTCGACAAGACCGCACAGATGGACATCCTCGATCTCGGTGGCGGCCTGGGTATCTCGTACCTGCCGCATGACAATCCGCCGCCCATGCAGGAACTGGCCGACAAGCTCAAGGCCATCGTGAAGAACGAATCGGCCGCGGTCGGACTGCCCACCCCGACGTTGGTGGTCGAACCCGGCCGCGCCATCGCCGGTCCCGGCACCATCACCCTCTACGAAGTCGGCACCGTCAAGGATGTGGCCATCTCGGCGGACAAGCACCGGCGTTACGTCAGTGTGGACGGCGGCATGAGCGACAACATCCGGCCCGCCCTGTACCACGCGGAATACGACGCGCGGTTGGTCTCCCGGGTCAGCGACGCGTCCGCGGTGCTCGCCCGTATCGTCGGAAAGCACTGCGAGAGCGGTGACATCATCGTCCGCGACACCTGGGTGTCCGAGGATCTGGTCCCGGGGGATCTGCTGGCCGTCGCCGCCACCGGCGCGTACTGCTATTCGATGTCGAGCCGGTACAACCTGTTGCGGCGCCCGGCCGTGGTCGCGGTGAAGGACGGTAGTGCGCGGCTGATCCTGCGCCGGGAAACCGTCGAGGATCTTCTGAGCTTGGAGGTTGGCAATGAGTGA